acaggggggatctgatcctagaccagctctaTGACTGAATAGTGTCCCttttagattacatggacagggggacctgatcctagaccagctctatgactgaatactggtccttttagattacatggacagggggacctgatcctagaccagctctatgattctgaatactggtccttttagattacatggacaggggggacctgatcctagaccagctctatgactgaatactggtccttttagattacatggacaggggggacctgatcctagatcatcatTCCTATTCCACAACCCATGATCCTTTATGTTTCCATGAGTAATCTGACCTGAATGCACAGTCTGAATACTCCTGAAATAATAGCCTGGCTGTTGCATGGTCCCAGGCTGTAACTCCTGAAATAATAGCCTGGCTGCTGCATGGTCCCAGGCTGTAACTCCTGAAATAATAGCCTGGCTGCTGCATGGTCCCAGGCTGTAACTCCTGAACTATAGCCTGGCTGCTGCATGGTCCCAGGCTGTAACTCCTGAACTATAGCCTGGCTGCTGCATGGTCCCAGGCTGTAACTCCTAAACTATAGCCTGGCTGCTGCATGGTCCCAGAATGTAACTCCTGAACTATAGCCTGGCTGCTGCATGGTCCCAGAATGTAATTCCTGAACTATAGCCTGGCTGCTGCATGGTCCCAGAATGTAACTCCTGAACTATAGCCTGGCTGCTGCATGGTCCCAGAATGTAACTCCTGAACTATAGCCTGGCTGCTGCATGGTCCCAGAATGTAACTCCTGAACTATAGCCTGGCTGCTGCATGGTCCCAGAATGTAACTCCTGAACTATAGCCTGGCTGCTGCATGGTCCCAGAATGTAACTCCTGAACTATAGCCTGGCTGCTGCATGGTCCCAGAATGTAACTCCTGAACTATAGCCTGGCTGCTGCATGGTCCCAGAATGTAACTCCTGAACTATAGCCTGGCTGCTGCATGGTCCCAGAATGTAACTCCTGAACTATAGCCTGGCTGCTGCATGGTCCCAGAATGTAACTCCTGAACTATAGCCTGGCTGCTGCATGGTCCCAGAATGTAACTCCTGAACTATAGCCTGGCTGCTGCATGGTCCCAGAATGTAACTCCTGAACTATAGCCTGGCTGCTGCATGGTCCCAGAATGTAACTCCTGAACTATAGCCTGGCTGCTGCATGGTCCCAGAATGTAACTCCTGAACTATAGCCTGGCTGCTGCATGATCCCAGAATGTAACTCCTGAACTATAGCCTGGCTGCTGCATGGTCCCAGAATGTAACTCCTGAACTATAGCCTGGCTGCTGCATGGTCCCAGAATGTAACTCCTGAACTATAGCCTGGCTGCTGCATGATCCCAGAATGTAACTCCTGAACTATAGCCTGGCTGCTGCATGGTCCCAGAATGTAACTCCTGAACTATAGCCTGGCTGCTGCATGATCCCAGAATGTAACTCCTGAACTATAGCCTGGCTGCTGCATGATCCCAGAATGTAACTCCTAAACTATAGCCTGGCTGCTGCATGGTCCCAGAATGTAACTCCTGAACTATAGCCTGGCTGCTGCATGATCCCAGAATGTAACTCCTGAACTATAGCCTGGCTGCTGCATGGTCCCAGAATGTAACTCCTGAACTATAGCCTGGCTGCTGCATGATCCCAGAATGTAACTCCTGAACTATAGCCTGGCTGCTGCATGGTCCCAGAATGTAACTCCTGAACCACACAGTTCTATATATGCCTTAGCCCAATACTAACCTCTCCACGTCTccactccatctctccacctctccacctctcttctctccacctctccatctctccacatctccatctctccatctctccatctctcctctccatctctccatctctccatttcaTGGAGTGCTTCACAGTCCTGTCTTTATCCTGTGTGTATAATAAcaaacctctccatctctcctctccttagaGACCGTATGCCTGAGACCCAGGAGGGTCAGATCACCATGGAGAAGACCCCCAGCTACTACGTCACTAAAGACGTCCCCGCCCGTATCCACACCATGTCCCCAGACACCAGGCTGATTGTGGTGGTCCGAGATCCCGTCACCAGGGCCATCTCAGACTACACTCAGACCCGCTCCAAGAAGCCTGACATCCCCTCCTTCGAGAGCCTCGCCTTCAAGAACAGGACTACGGGTCTCATCGATACGTCCTGGAGTGCCGTCCAGATCGGGATGTATGCCAAGCACCTAGAACGCTGGCTGCAGTACTTCCCCAAGGACCAGCTCCTCTTCATCAGCGGGGAGAGGTTGATCTCCGACCCGGCCGGGGAGATGACACGCGTACAGGACTTCCTGGGCCTCCGGAGGGTGGTCGGTCACAAACACTTTCACTTCAACCCAGCCAAGGGCTTCCCCTGTCTGAAGAGGCCGGAGGGGAATAGTAAGCCTCACTGTCTGGGGAAGACCAAAGGAAGGACTCATCCTAATATTGACTCTGAGGTGGTACAGAGGCTGAGGGAGTTTTATCAACCTTTCAACAGGAGGTTTTATCAGATGACGGGACATGACTTTGGATGGGGTTCATGGAGCTGAGCGACAGAGACATTAAATtaatccgaaatggcaccctattccctatgtagcgcactaccctggtcaatagtagtacactataatataggacaaaatggcaccctattccctatgtagggcactaccctggtcaatagtagtacactataatataggacaaaatggcaccctattccctatgtagtgcactaccctggtcaatagtagtacactataatattggacaaaatggcaccctattctctatgtagtgcactaccctggtcaatagtagtatactataatatagtacaaaatggcaccctattccctatgtagtgcactaccctggtcaatagtagtgcattaTTGAGGTTGTTGTACACTATTCtgctcaaatgtagtgcactattgaGGTATTATGGTGCCCTTTCAGACAGAGATGTTGTATTTTTCTTTGAGGGGTTTTAGGTTGTAATTGTAACATTTTGGAGATATTGTTATACTGTGTATATAAGGCAGGCAGCGTGTGTAAAAAGTACAGAAGTCTATTTTATGATAATTTATTTCTAGGATATTATGAACTCACTGAGCTGCCTATCCATGTTTGTTGATGATCATCACGCATCTTTACATTCCTGTTTTTAAAATCTTCATTTGAAGGGCATTTTGTAATCTTGAAATTACCTCAGAAAAATACATGTGCAGGAATTGTGGAAATGAATATATAACAGCACAATTCTGTTTCCGGGTAGCAGCATTCGACCAGCAGGGCTAGAGCTATTGTTTCCCTTCATAAACATGCAATGACTTTATAATGCTGCTTTAGCTCATTCTCCCTACCTTTACCACGTTGGTTTTTAACATGGCTGTACGAATACCACACCATCTCAGCAAACATGGTTCAATCACAAAGGTTGGTAAAATGAGGACATACAAATATTACAACGACCAGAGAATTAGTGTTGGGTCATTGAACACGGAGGCATCTCTGTAGCCTCTTTGTTTTTAAAAGGTGCTAGAAAACCACTCAAGGAGTCCAAATCACCCCATCATTTACCTCCTTAAGATCAGCCTGACCTCCAGAGGCCCGTGGGCCCACTTCATCCACCAGATCAATATATAGAACCCCAGCTGATCCAGtcagtctgcgtcccaaatggctccctgctCACTTAATCGttcactacttatgaccaggacCCATGGGGCATTTAGGGAACAGGGAACCATTTGGGATGCCCTCCCAGTGTCACTATGACAGCTATATCAATACAGTAATAACTCATCATCACATCAATTACACGTGAGTGATGTCACAT
The sequence above is a segment of the Salvelinus alpinus chromosome 1, SLU_Salpinus.1, whole genome shotgun sequence genome. Coding sequences within it:
- the hs3st3b1a gene encoding heparan sulfate glucosamine 3-O-sulfotransferase 3B1a, whose translation is MEYSPIYQNLHVVSSSPVKNKLFVFCIMLSLWVYMLYCCVGYCSTMPSLMVSTASSKHSQHLEKVDPNRTQTRLQNEGDLESEHQEDPLDSLDPLFGASSRDLLNNENDLDSRGGEDWDEIRSEQRTLDNNVVSSLFNDSGPVESKKLPQAIIIGVKKGGTRALLEFLRAHPDIRAVGAEPHFFDRNYDKGLEWYRDRMPETQEGQITMEKTPSYYVTKDVPARIHTMSPDTRLIVVVRDPVTRAISDYTQTRSKKPDIPSFESLAFKNRTTGLIDTSWSAVQIGMYAKHLERWLQYFPKDQLLFISGERLISDPAGEMTRVQDFLGLRRVVGHKHFHFNPAKGFPCLKRPEGNSKPHCLGKTKGRTHPNIDSEVVQRLREFYQPFNRRFYQMTGHDFGWGSWS